The Brevibacillus brevis genome contains a region encoding:
- a CDS encoding sensor histidine kinase, with translation MQSIREVCKASTTLSDDDIRIVEDLASKLQIFADLSQADMFIDCPTVDRSAAMVVAQAAPSTARSMYSGSVVGHLATAINEPAVMYCLTTGKPVIGSRGVSQEQVVMRQSVVPITNAAGKTIGTLITEQDISKQVEQEKNVEMLKETTEHLSETLIQFAVPDLPISSLLHEGMILFDQSGVITYANGRAHKLLSLIGFERPEKGESIERIFSWRVTPENFVRNGGYIQEELSKGKHFIMMKAVSSVRKQDIIGGFILLRDISDIREKEKQLMIKSAVIKEIHHRVKNNLQTISSLLRLQMRRSQSNEIEKVYRESINRINSIAIIHEYLAQDGLEQIDFKEILTKISKIIVSSMRRSEQAIHVVVTGESVYLPSNKATSFALIVTELIQNCMIHGFHEQQEGKISIALVAKEDFVSLSVTDDGVGIEDMEQIHKKGHLGLKIVDTLVREDLEGTMHFRNTGNGTEVTILYPIQKEDEDDTAEDYGG, from the coding sequence ATGCAATCAATACGAGAAGTGTGCAAAGCGTCCACGACGTTGAGTGATGACGACATTCGGATTGTGGAGGATCTGGCTTCCAAGCTTCAGATTTTTGCTGATCTGTCTCAAGCGGACATGTTTATTGACTGTCCGACGGTAGATCGGAGCGCTGCGATGGTAGTCGCACAAGCTGCACCGAGTACGGCACGCTCTATGTACAGTGGATCGGTCGTAGGGCATTTGGCGACGGCGATTAATGAGCCGGCTGTTATGTATTGTCTGACTACAGGCAAGCCCGTCATCGGTTCACGTGGGGTTTCACAGGAGCAGGTCGTGATGCGACAAAGCGTCGTACCCATCACGAATGCCGCTGGAAAAACAATCGGGACCTTGATAACTGAACAAGATATATCCAAACAGGTGGAACAGGAAAAGAACGTCGAAATGCTCAAGGAAACAACGGAGCATTTAAGTGAGACGCTCATCCAGTTCGCTGTGCCTGATCTGCCCATTTCGTCGCTTTTGCACGAGGGCATGATTTTGTTTGATCAGAGTGGGGTTATCACGTACGCCAATGGACGTGCCCACAAGCTGCTCTCCTTGATCGGCTTTGAACGGCCGGAAAAAGGCGAGAGCATCGAACGTATTTTTTCCTGGAGAGTTACCCCGGAAAATTTTGTGCGCAACGGGGGTTACATTCAGGAGGAGCTGTCAAAAGGCAAACATTTTATCATGATGAAAGCGGTTTCGTCCGTCCGCAAGCAAGACATCATCGGGGGATTCATTCTCCTGCGAGACATATCGGACATTCGGGAAAAAGAAAAGCAATTAATGATCAAATCCGCGGTGATTAAAGAGATTCACCACCGGGTCAAAAACAATTTGCAAACCATCTCTAGCCTGCTGCGTCTGCAAATGCGGCGTTCGCAGTCCAACGAGATTGAAAAGGTATACCGGGAAAGCATCAATCGCATCAACAGCATCGCCATTATTCACGAATACTTGGCACAGGATGGTCTGGAGCAGATTGACTTCAAAGAGATTTTAACCAAAATATCGAAAATAATCGTCTCTTCGATGAGGCGTTCTGAGCAAGCTATACACGTCGTGGTGACGGGCGAATCGGTGTATCTGCCGTCCAACAAAGCAACATCGTTTGCCTTGATCGTCACCGAGCTGATTCAAAATTGCATGATTCATGGTTTTCATGAGCAGCAAGAAGGGAAAATCTCCATTGCACTCGTCGCCAAGGAAGACTTCGTTAGTCTGTCTGTGACAGATGACGGGGTAGGCATCGAGGACATGGAGCAAATCCACAAAAAGGGCCATCTCGGCCTGAAAATTGTCGATACACTGGTCAGGGAAGACCTCGAGGGCACGATGCATTTCCGCAATACTGGGAACGGAACAGAGGTTACCATCCTCTATCCGATCCAAAAGGAGGATGAAGATGACACAGCCGAAGATTATGGTGGTTGA
- a CDS encoding ANTAR domain-containing response regulator codes for MKMTQPKIMVVDDEPIIRMDLREMLENEGYLVVAEAKNGEEAVEQAHRHKPDLIIMDVKMPVLNGIKASSIIRSFSDSSILLLTAYSQKELVQDARKAGVTAYLVKPVSEDDLIPAVEIALSQKEKVVSLKKDINDLKQKIEDRKAVEKAKGKRMSALSLEEDAAYKWMQQVSMQRRMPLVKLAEEILSGEQAIFTQG; via the coding sequence ATGAAGATGACACAGCCGAAGATTATGGTGGTTGATGACGAGCCGATTATTCGCATGGATTTGCGCGAGATGCTCGAAAATGAAGGGTATTTAGTGGTTGCCGAGGCGAAAAACGGAGAAGAGGCAGTCGAACAGGCCCATCGTCACAAGCCCGATCTGATCATCATGGATGTGAAAATGCCTGTCTTGAATGGAATCAAGGCAAGCAGTATCATTCGTTCCTTTTCAGACAGTTCCATTCTTCTCTTGACGGCTTATAGCCAAAAGGAACTCGTCCAGGATGCCAGAAAAGCGGGTGTGACGGCTTACTTGGTGAAGCCGGTGTCGGAGGATGATTTGATTCCCGCAGTAGAAATCGCACTCAGTCAAAAGGAAAAAGTCGTTTCACTGAAGAAGGATATCAATGATCTGAAGCAAAAGATCGAGGATCGCAAGGCAGTGGAAAAGGCAAAAGGAAAGCGGATGAGTGCCCTATCCTTGGAAGAGGATGCGGCTTACAAATGGATGCAGCAAGTAAGCATGCAACGGCGCATGCCGCTTGTGAAGCTGGCAGAGGAAATTTTGTCGGGCGAGC
- a CDS encoding EutP/PduV family microcompartment system protein, translating to MTGRVMIIGAIEAGKSSLVRALFNDEQPARKTQALEYRDWAIDTPGEYSENPMFYRTLMATSLEAKVIVMVQDATRERNYFPPGFSQGFPQSCIGVITKMDHPDANVERAEQFLRQSLGNAKIFRTSSLTSEGVPELRAYLQEIINE from the coding sequence ATGACCGGCCGTGTAATGATTATCGGTGCAATCGAAGCAGGCAAGTCTTCTCTGGTGCGGGCGCTGTTCAATGACGAACAGCCTGCCCGGAAGACACAAGCGCTCGAATATCGGGACTGGGCGATTGACACTCCGGGTGAGTACAGCGAAAACCCGATGTTTTACCGCACGCTTATGGCTACCTCTCTGGAGGCGAAGGTCATTGTGATGGTGCAGGATGCAACAAGGGAGCGCAATTATTTCCCTCCTGGCTTTTCACAAGGGTTTCCGCAATCGTGCATCGGGGTCATTACCAAAATGGATCATCCTGATGCAAATGTGGAGAGGGCAGAACAATTTCTGCGCCAATCGCTCGGCAATGCGAAAATTTTCCGGACCTCCTCGCTCACGAGTGAGGGAGTGCCAGAATTGCGAGCGTATTTGCAAGAAATTATCAATGAGTAA
- a CDS encoding EutN/CcmL family microcompartment protein — protein sequence MFLGKVIGSVWATQKEAGMENLKLMVVQPIDWRGEEGGQTVIAADRIGAGIGEQVIVSRGTPARILFSGTSVPIDAIIVGIVDSFEVPGAAGREE from the coding sequence ATGTTTTTGGGAAAAGTGATCGGCAGCGTCTGGGCCACGCAAAAAGAAGCAGGTATGGAAAATCTCAAGCTCATGGTGGTTCAGCCGATTGATTGGCGTGGCGAAGAAGGCGGACAAACCGTTATCGCAGCGGACAGGATCGGTGCGGGAATCGGGGAGCAGGTTATCGTCTCTCGTGGGACGCCTGCCCGAATCCTTTTCTCCGGCACCAGTGTGCCGATCGATGCGATCATCGTAGGCATCGTGGATTCGTTTGAGGTGCCGGGTGCCGCAGGAAGAGAGGAATAG
- the eutS gene encoding ethanolamine utilization microcompartment protein EutS yields the protein MEQERSRVIQEFVPGKQVTLAHVIANPDPMLYTKLGINEAGAIGILTLTPTETAIIAADIATKAAGVELGFLDRFTGSLIVVGDVSAVEMAVDAVNQVLSEKLRFTPALVTKS from the coding sequence ATGGAACAGGAACGTTCACGAGTCATTCAGGAATTCGTACCGGGGAAACAGGTCACGTTGGCTCATGTAATCGCAAACCCTGACCCAATGCTCTATACCAAGCTAGGTATCAATGAGGCCGGTGCGATCGGCATTTTGACTTTGACGCCTACCGAAACAGCCATTATTGCCGCGGATATTGCGACAAAGGCTGCTGGCGTCGAGCTTGGGTTTCTCGATCGTTTTACAGGTTCCCTGATTGTCGTAGGAGATGTATCCGCTGTTGAGATGGCAGTCGATGCGGTCAATCAGGTGCTGAGCGAAAAACTGCGGTTTACACCGGCATTGGTGACGAAATCATGA